The Enterobacter asburiae sequence GTAACTACGGCGTGATTTACGACGTGACCTCCTGGACCGACGTTCTGCCAGAATTCGGCGGAGACACCTACGGCGCAGACAACTTCCTGCAGTCTCGTGCAAACGGCGTAGCAACTTACCGTAACCAGGACTTCTTCGGTCTGGTTGACGGCCTGAACTTTGCCCTGCAGTACCAGGGTAAAAACGGCAGCGTAAGCGGTGAAAACACCAACGGCCGCAGCCTGCTGAACCAGAACGGCGACGGCTACGGCGCATCCCTGACTTACGATCTGGGTGAAGGCTTCAGCGTTGGGGGGGCAATGTCCTCCTCCAAACGTACCGCTGACCAGAATGCGGCTGGCGTATACGGTGAGGGCGACCGCGCTGAAGTGTACAGCGGCGGCGTGAAGTACGACGCGAACAATATCTACCTTGCCGCGCAGTACTCTCAGACCTACAACGCGACCCGCTTCGGTACCTCTAACGGCAACCGCAGCGACATTTACGGTTTCGCAAACAAGGCGCAAAACTTCGAAGTTGTTGCTCAGTACCAGTTCGACTTTGGCCTGCGTCCATCCATTGCTTACCTGCAGTCTAAAGGTAAAGACATCGAGAACTTCGGCGACCAGGATCTGGTTAAATACATCGATGTTGGCACGACCTACTATTTTAACAAAAACATGTCCACCTACGTGGATTACAAAATCAACCTGCTGGACGATAACCAGTTCACTCGCCAGGCAGGTATCGGTACCGACAACATCGTTGCGCTGGGTCTGACCTACCAGTTCTAAACCTTGTTTGTACAAAAGCCAGCTGAATAAGCTGGCTTTTTTCTTCTCTTTACCCCGCAGACGTCTCCCCGCCCGCAGCCCTGCGAAGCCAGTTTTGCAGCAGCTTACCGTCCTCGGTCATCTCTGAATCTGTACGTACGCAGAGGTGATAGTCGCGCCCGTCATCGATGGGTAGGTCAAATATCTTCACCAGCTCACCGCTCTCCAGGTAAGGTGCGATCAGCGGCTCGCGCATTAACGCGCAGCCCAGCCCGGCCTGCACACCTGCCAGCGTCAACAGCCCGTCTTCAAACAGAGGGCCGCTGCGCCGGAGAGGACGTTTTACCCCCTGCAACAGAAACCACTGCGCCCACGTGGTGCGCTCTTCATCATGCAGCAGCGGCATTTGCAGCAGCTGCTCAGGCGTGTCGATATGGCCATGAATACGCAAAAACGTGCGGCTGCACACCGGCACCATCTGTCCGGAAATTAGCTTTTCACTTTGATAGCCCGCCCACTGACCGTTACCAAAACGAATCGACATATCCGACGCATCGCTCAGATAGTTACGATGGTTGGCATACACTACGTTGATCTCGGTCTGCGGATTCGCGCGCATAAAAGCAGGCAGACGCGGGATAAACCACCCCATGCCAAAGAGCGGGATCAGACTGATGGTGACCTGACGCGTTTGCGCCTGCTCAGCCAGATGCTCCGTTGCCTGGCGCAGCACGTTAAACGCCGCACGGATCGAGCGGTAATATTCACGTCCGTGCTGGCTCAGCACCAGCCTTCGCCCCTGACGCTCCGTCAGTGGCATTTGCAGATAGCCTTCGAGCACCTTGAGCTGATGGCTGACAGCCGACGGTGAGATCTCAAGTTCCTGCGCGGCCAGCGTGACGCTGCCCAGCCGGGCAATGGCCTCAAAGGCACGTACGGCCCGAAGCGGTGGATCGTTTGCCAGGCGACTGTCTGCATAAGCAGACGCATCCGCTAATTGTTCTGTTTTATTCATATATTGATTTCTTTAGGCTTATCCGCCAAAAACAGGCTTACACTATCTTTATATAAATCATCAAGATAAAGCAATATCGGTTTATCATAAGAAATAATATATGTGTATTTTACAATTTAATTCATTTATCGGATGGTAGCCGCAGAAGAAGCTCTTTGCGGGTACAAACGTTGGATACATTCATACAACAACTGATCAACGGCGTGATGCTGGGAAGCATTTACGCGCTGATCGCGCTGGGCTATACCATGGTGTATGGCATCTTGCGCATTATTAACTTTGCTCACGGCGATATTCTGATGGTCGGGGCGCTCACCACGCTTTCCGCCATTAACGCCCTGAATACCGCCTTTCCGCACATGCCGGTGCTGTTGCAGCTTGGCGTTGCCCTGGTGATTGCGATGGCCGTCTGTGCCCTGCTGGCCATGGCCGTTGAGCGCTTTGCCTACCGCCGGCTGCGCAACGCCCCGCGCCTGGCGCCGCTGATCTCGGGTATCGGCGTCTCCGTCCTGCTACAAACCCTGGCGATGATTATCTGGACGCGCAACCCGCTGATGTTCCCTCAGATCCTCCCGATGGACCCTATCGCCGTCACATCCGGCAGCGAAGCGCATCCTCCTGCCATCGTCACCGTCACCGGTATCGTCACCGTTGTCCTGGCGCTGGCGGTAATGACTGGGCTGTGGCTGCTGGTGGAATACACCCGCCTGGGGCGCGGCATGCGCGCCGTTGCGGAAAACCCACGCGTGGCCACGCTGATGGGGGTTAACCCAAACGCCATTATTACCCTGACGTTTGCCATTGGTGGCGTATTTGCCGCGCTGGCAGGCGTGATGATGGCGAGCAACTACGGCAACGCCAGCTTCTCGATGGGCTTTTTGCCCGGGATTAAAGCCTTTACCGCCGCCGTACTGGGGGGCATTGGCAACATTCGTGGCGCAATGGTTGGCGGCATCCTGCTCGGTATTATCGAAGCGCTGGGCGCAGGTTACCTGGGTGAACTAACCGATGGCGTATTTGGCAGCAACTATCAGGACGTCTTTGCCTTTATGGTGCTGATCCTGGTGCTGGTCTTCCGTCCGGCTGGCCTGCTGGGCGAGCGCGTGGCGCACAGAGCGTAAGGAATACCATGACAACACTTCAACTCCAGACCCCGGCAACAACGCGTAAATTCTGGTCAGGCATGAGCCTGTTCTGCCTTGCGCTGCTGGTTGCCCCCATGGTAGCCACGCAGCTGGGCGGCAACTACTGGGTGCGCGTTATCGACTTCGCCCTGCTCTACATCATGCTGGCGCTGGGGCTCAATATTGTGGTGGGCTATACCGGCCTGCTGGATATGGGGTTTATCGCCTTTTACGCGGTCGGGGCTTACCTCGCTGCGCTAATGGCCTCGCCACATTTGCTGGAGGTATTTCCTCTCCTCGGCGTCTGGTTCCCGGACGGGCTGCACACGTCATATCTGTTGATTATTCCGCTGGCTGCGCTTGTTGCCGCAGTCTGCGGCATTTTACTGGGTGCTCCCACGCTGAAGCTGCGTGGCGACTACCTGGCGATAGTGACCCTCGGATTTGGGGAAATTATCCGCATCCTGATGCGTAACCTCGACCGTCCGGTGAACATCACCAATGGTGCAAAGGGCATTACCGGGGTGGATACGCTGAATCTGTTCGGCCTGAAGTTCAGCGGCGTATACCACTGGTTTGGTTTCAAAGTGCCTGCCCTGTGGCTGTGGTACTACCTGCTGATGCTGGTCATTGTGGCGATTATTGTTGTCTGCCTGCGCCTGCAGCACTCGCGTATTGGCCGCGCCTGGCACGCCATCCGTGAAGACGAGGATGTGGCCCGCGCGATGGGCATCAACGTACGTAACTACAAGCTGCTGGCCTTTGCAATGGGCGCCTCTTTTGGTGGCGTGGCGGGCGCCCTGTTCGGCGCGTTTCAGGGCTTTGTCTCCCCGGAATCCTTCACTTTACAGGAATCCATTGCCGTGCTGGCGATGGTGGTGCTGGGCGGTATGGGTCACATTCCCGGCGTGATCCTCGGCGCGGTACTGCTTACCGCCCTGCCGGAACTGCTGCGCAGCCAGGCAGCCCCGGTACAGCAGGCGCTGTTCGGCACGGTACTGATTGATCCGGAAGTGTTGCGTCAGCTTTTCTACGGCCTGGCGCTGGTGCTGGTCATGCTGGTACGCCCTGCCGGGATCTGGCCGGTACGCCACAAAGAGGTGAATACATGAGTCTGTTAACCGTGCGCAATATGTCAAAACGCTTCGGCGGCCTTACCGCCGTGGACGACGTTTCGCTCTGCGTAAATAAGGGTGAGATCTACGGACTCATCGGCCCTAACGGGGCGGGAAAAACCACCTGCTTTAACCTGATCACCGGGCTTTATCCGGCGGACAGCGGTGAGTTTTCTATTGCCGATAAGCCCTATTTCCCGAAGCACATTGAGAAAGTTACCGCCGCCGGGATTGCGCGCACCTTTCAGAACGTGCGCCTCTTTAGCGACATGTCGGTGCTGGAAAACGTGATGGTGGGCCGCCACGTGCGCACCCGTAACGGTCTGTGGGCCGCGCTGAGCCGCCACAGGCGTGCACGCGAGGAAGAGAGGCAGACCCGGGAGCTGGCCTGGCACTGGCTGGAGTACACCGGTATTGCGAAGTTCGCCCACTACCGCGCCCGCGATCTGGCCTATGGTCACCAGCGCCGTCTCGAAATTGCCCGCGCGCTGGCAACGGAACCGATGCTGCTGGCGCTGGACGAACCCGCCGCCGGGATGAACGCGGCGGAAAAAGTGGCGCTTGGCGAACTACTTACCCGTATTCGGGATGACGGTAAAACCCTGCTGATGATTGAGCATGACGTCAAGCTGGTGATGGGCATCTGCGACCGTCTGACGGTGCTCGATTACGGCAAAACGCTCGCCACCGGCACGCCGGAAAGCGTGCGTCGCGACCCGGCGGTGATCGCCGCCTGGCTTGGAGGCAACGGCCATGTCTGAATTACTGAAGGTAGAACGTCTGGACGTGCATTACGGCGGCATTCAGGCCGTACGCGATGTCTCCTTTACCCTTCACGAGGGCGAACAGGCTACGCTGATCGGCGCTAACGGCGCGGGGAAAAGCTCCACCGTGCGCGCCGTTACCGGGCTGGAAAGCTTTAGCGGCAGCATTGAATTCAGCGGTAAAGCGGTACGTAAACACAGCCCCGAAGCCCTGCTCCGCGACGGTCTGGTCATGGTCCCGGAGGGACGCGGGATCTTCTCCCGCATGACGGTACTGGAAAATCTGCAGATGGGCGCCTGGCTCAGGCGTGACACTGTCACCATCAAGCGCGAGATAAACGAGATTTTCGAGCGCTTCCCGCGTCTGGGCGAACGTCAGCATCAGCTTGCCGGCCTGCTGTCCGGCGGTGAGCAACAGCTGCTGGCCCTTAACCGTGCCCTGCTCAGTCACCCGCGGCTGTTGATCCTCGACGAACCCTCGATGGGCCTTGCGCCGAAGATGGTAGATAACATTTTTTCCGTCATCGCCGACCTGCGCGAGCGCGGCGTTGCCCTGCTGCTCATCGAACAAAACGCCCGTCTCGCGCTGGAAGTCACCGACAGCGCGTGGGTCATGGACAGCAGCAGCATTGTTCATCATGGCGAATCGAAAGCGCTGCTCAATGACGACCAGATTGCACAGATTTATTTGGGCGAAATGCCCATTTAACAACACCAGCCAACACCAGGGAAATACAATGAAAACAGTAAAAATCAGTGCGCTCAGCGCCGCTATCCTCCTCGGCAGCTTTGCCTCGACGGCAGCTTGGGCAGCCGAAGGGGAAACCGTGGTTATCGGTCTGGCAGGCCCGCTCACCGGCCCGTCCGCCCGTATCGGTAAAGATCTGGAAAACGGCGCGCAGTTGGCTATCGATGACATCAACAAGCAGCACCCGACCATCGGCGGCAAAGCGGTAACCTTCAAACTGCAGTCCGAAGACGATCAGTCAGACCCGCGCACTGCCGTAGCCGTCGCGCAGCGTCTGGTGGATAGCGGCGTGGCGGGCGTGGTCGGCCACTGGAACACCGGCACCAGCATTCCTGCCGCACGTATCTATCACGATGCGGGCATCGCCCAGGTGGCACCGGTCGCAACCGGCCATGCCTATACCAAACAGGGTTTTGACACCAGCTTCCGAGTGATGGGCCACGACGATGACGGCGGCCAGCTCGCCGGCCAGTACGCGGTCAACGCGCTGAAAGCCAAACGCATTGCGGTGATCGACGACCGTACCGCCTTTGGTCAGGGTCTGGCGGACCAGTTTATTAAATCGCTTGAAGCGCAGGGCGTGAAGGTTGTCGATCGTCAGTATGTGGATGACAAAACGGTGGACTTCAGCGCCGTGCTGACCGCTATCCGGAGTAAAAACGCCGATCTGATCTTCTTCGGCGGCGTCGACAGCCAGGCCGCACCGCTGGCGCGTCGTATCAAACAGCTGGGCATGAACGCCACCCTGATGGGCGCAGGCGGATTTGTCAGCCAGACGTTCCTGCAGCTGGCGCAGAAAGAAGGCGAAGGCGTGGTCGCCCTCGAACCAGGCCTGCCGGTTGAGCAGATGCCGGGCGGTAAAGCGTTCGAACAGGCGTACCAGTCACGCTACCACACCCATATCGAACTGCACGCCCCGTTCGCCTATGACGCCACCCGCGTGCTGGTTGCGGCGATGGAAAAAGCAGACTCCGTTGAGCCGTCCGACTATCTGCCCGCCCTGCGCGCCATCAGCTACGCCGGCGTCACCGGACAGATCGCGTTTGATAAAGAAGGCAACCTGAAATCGCCGTCTTTCACCGTTTACAAAGTTGTCGATGGCAAATGGCAGCCGCAGACCGTGCTGGGTGGCGCAAAAGCGAAGTAACGCAGTGAGGGCAATGTGATGAGTGATAATAACGAGCTGGGCATTCTCGCCCGCCGCAAAATTGAAGCAGAAATTATTAAGCCAATTTATGAAATCCTGGTGCGCGAGATAGGAAAAGCTCGCGCCCAGGCGGTCATTGGCGAGGCTATCGAGCAGGCCGCGATTGACGCAGGCAAAGCGTTTGCCAGCAAAGAACCCAACGGCGCGGACGTCAAGAGTTTCATCGCTCTGCAGTATCTGTGGGAAAAAGATAACGCGCTTGACGTGAAGGTGATCGACGCCGACGACCAGCAGTACAACTACAACGTGACCCGCTGCCGCTACGCGGAGATGTATCACGAAATGGGGCTGGGAGAGATTGGTCATCTGCTCTCCTGCGCGCGCGATGAAAAATTCATCGTTGGCTATGCGCCGGACGTAAAGCTGACCCGCACGACCACCATCATGCAGGGCGGTTCGTGCTGTGATTTCCGCTACCGCAGTAGTAAGGACAAGACATGATCCGCATTAACGCCGAACGGCTGTGGTCAACGCTTGAGATGATGGCGCAGATCGGCGGCACGCCCGCCGGTGGCGTGACCCGCCTGGCACTGAGCGAGGAAGATCGCATTGCGCGTAACCTGCTGCGCGACTGGGCGCTGGACGCGGGTTTCACCTGCGACATCGACAGCATGGGCACTATGTTTATCCGCCGCGCCGGGAAAAACCCGCAGCTTGCTCCGGTCATGACAGGTTCACATGTGGATACCCAGCCGCTGGGCGGTAACTACGACGGGGTGTACGGCGTGCTGGCCGGGCTGGAGCTGCTGCGTACCCTAAACGATCGTCACGTTGAGACTGAACGTGACGTTGTGCTGGTGAACTGGACTAACGAAGAAGGCGCGCGCTTTGCGCCGGCCATGCTCGCTTCAGGGGTCTGGACGGGACAATTTAGCGAAGCGTACGCGCATTCCCGCGCGGATAACGAAGGCATCACCGTGGGGGAAGCGCTGGATAACATCGGCTACCGGGGGAAAGCCCCTGCCCGCGCGTTTCCGGTTCACGCCTGCTACGAACTGCACATCGAGCAGGGCCCGATCCTGGAAGATGAAGCCGTCGATATCGGGTTAGTCCGTGCGGCTATGGGCCAGCGCTGGTTTACCCTCACGCTGGATGGATTCGCCGCCCATGCCGGCACCACGCCGATGCACAGCCGCCGCGATGCGTTAACCGCCTTTGCCGATCTGGCGCTGAAGGTGGAAGAGATTGGCTATCGGCATGCGCCGGACGGACGCGCGACGATCGGTATGGCGCAGGTTACGCCAAATTCGCGCAACGTAGTGCCGTCTCGCGTGGTGTGCAGCGTGGAGTTCAGACATCCTGCCCGGGAGGCGCTGGAAGCGATGGAGACAGCGCTGCATCTGGCGGCGCAAAGCCTGAGCGCGCGGGGCGTAACGGCTGATGTGGAACGGATTTTTGACTACGAGCCGATTGCGTTTGATGCCGTATGCCTGGCCCGCACGGAGAAAGCAGTAGCGGAACTGGGCTATTCGTCGAAATCCATGGTCTCTGGCGCGGGACACGACGCCTGCTACGTCAGCAAAGTCGCGCCTGCCAGCATGATCTTCATTCCCTGCGTGAAGGGTATCAGCCACAACGAAGCCGAGAAGATCCTGCCGGAGTGGGCAGAGAAAGGGGCAAACGTGCTGCTGCACAGCGTGCTTGCCGCCGCGCAGGACACATAAGCCGCCTTACCGGGCCTGCAAAAACGCTCCCGCAGGCCCGGTAAGCTCAACCTGGCACATTTTACGGCTTCGGCACCTTCGCCAGGCTAAACCAGATCCCGACGGCCAGCAGCAACAGCATTCCTCCTGCGCTGCCCAGCGCCACGCTGTGCGAGGTGATAAACGCGCTTTTCGCCGCTTCAATCACCGGCTCCGCCAGCGTCGGCGTCAGATCCTGCGCTACCTTCATTGCCTCACCTATGGATGACGAAGCCTGGTCGACGAGCGATGCATTGAGCCCCTGCGGCAGATTAATTGACGCGGAGAAGCTGCGGGTCAACAGCAGACCAAAGATGGCGATCCCCAGCCCGGCGCCCAGTTCATAGGACATGGTTTCAATGGCCCCTGCGGCGGCTGCTTTCTCTTTCGGCGCGGCCGCCATAATGGCCGAGGTCGAGGCCAGAAGCGCGCTGGCGGCGCTAAAGCCCAGCAGCACCATCAGGCCCCACGCCTGCCACTGCTGCGTGCTGAAATCAAGCATCGACAGACCGATAAAGCTGACCGCACTGAGGCCCATACCACCCGCAGCGACAATGCGCAGCCCCAGACGGCCCACCAGCACACCGGCGATCGGCCCGCTGAATCCGCTAGCCACCATCACCGGGAGCATGAACATGCCCGCCTCGAAGGGCGTAAAGCGGTGGACAAACTGCAGCTCTTGCGCCATCAGCAGTTCAAAGCCCACCAGCGCGATCATCGCCGTCATCGCCATCACCACGCCGCTTAAAATGATGCGGTGACAGAACAGGCGCATGTCGATCATCGGCACGCGGGCGCGCAGCTGGATGCGCACGAAAATAAACAGCATCACGGCCCCCGTGAGCAAGGTACACGCCACAAGCCACGGCGACAGAACGCCTTTTAACGCGGTTTTGGCGCTGTAGACCAGCAGTAGAATGGCCACAATCAGCATGATCGCATGGCTCATATTTAACGGCTGCTCAGGGCGCCCTTCCTGCTGCGGGACAAAGCGCGCGGCAAGGGTAACGACGATAAGCACGATCGGCACGTTGATCAAAAATACCGAGCCCCAGTAGAAGTGCTCCAGCAGCATACCGCCAATCAGCGGACCAAACGCCGCCCCGCCTGAACCCACCGCCGCCCAGACGCCGAGCGCGATGTTGCGATCTT is a genomic window containing:
- a CDS encoding porin OmpC, whose amino-acid sequence is MKLKLVAVAVTSMLAAGVVNAAEIYNKDGNKLDLYGKVTGLHYFSDDAGADGDKTYMRIGFKGETQVNDQLSGYGQWEYQIQGNKDEGDNQSWTRVAFAGLKFAEAGSFDYGRNYGVIYDVTSWTDVLPEFGGDTYGADNFLQSRANGVATYRNQDFFGLVDGLNFALQYQGKNGSVSGENTNGRSLLNQNGDGYGASLTYDLGEGFSVGGAMSSSKRTADQNAAGVYGEGDRAEVYSGGVKYDANNIYLAAQYSQTYNATRFGTSNGNRSDIYGFANKAQNFEVVAQYQFDFGLRPSIAYLQSKGKDIENFGDQDLVKYIDVGTTYYFNKNMSTYVDYKINLLDDNQFTRQAGIGTDNIVALGLTYQF
- a CDS encoding LysR family transcriptional regulator, translated to MNKTEQLADASAYADSRLANDPPLRAVRAFEAIARLGSVTLAAQELEISPSAVSHQLKVLEGYLQMPLTERQGRRLVLSQHGREYYRSIRAAFNVLRQATEHLAEQAQTRQVTISLIPLFGMGWFIPRLPAFMRANPQTEINVVYANHRNYLSDASDMSIRFGNGQWAGYQSEKLISGQMVPVCSRTFLRIHGHIDTPEQLLQMPLLHDEERTTWAQWFLLQGVKRPLRRSGPLFEDGLLTLAGVQAGLGCALMREPLIAPYLESGELVKIFDLPIDDGRDYHLCVRTDSEMTEDGKLLQNWLRRAAGGETSAG
- a CDS encoding branched-chain amino acid ABC transporter permease codes for the protein MDTFIQQLINGVMLGSIYALIALGYTMVYGILRIINFAHGDILMVGALTTLSAINALNTAFPHMPVLLQLGVALVIAMAVCALLAMAVERFAYRRLRNAPRLAPLISGIGVSVLLQTLAMIIWTRNPLMFPQILPMDPIAVTSGSEAHPPAIVTVTGIVTVVLALAVMTGLWLLVEYTRLGRGMRAVAENPRVATLMGVNPNAIITLTFAIGGVFAALAGVMMASNYGNASFSMGFLPGIKAFTAAVLGGIGNIRGAMVGGILLGIIEALGAGYLGELTDGVFGSNYQDVFAFMVLILVLVFRPAGLLGERVAHRA
- a CDS encoding ABC transporter ATP-binding protein; amino-acid sequence: MTTLQLQTPATTRKFWSGMSLFCLALLVAPMVATQLGGNYWVRVIDFALLYIMLALGLNIVVGYTGLLDMGFIAFYAVGAYLAALMASPHLLEVFPLLGVWFPDGLHTSYLLIIPLAALVAAVCGILLGAPTLKLRGDYLAIVTLGFGEIIRILMRNLDRPVNITNGAKGITGVDTLNLFGLKFSGVYHWFGFKVPALWLWYYLLMLVIVAIIVVCLRLQHSRIGRAWHAIREDEDVARAMGINVRNYKLLAFAMGASFGGVAGALFGAFQGFVSPESFTLQESIAVLAMVVLGGMGHIPGVILGAVLLTALPELLRSQAAPVQQALFGTVLIDPEVLRQLFYGLALVLVMLVRPAGIWPVRHKEVNT
- a CDS encoding ABC transporter ATP-binding protein; protein product: MSLLTVRNMSKRFGGLTAVDDVSLCVNKGEIYGLIGPNGAGKTTCFNLITGLYPADSGEFSIADKPYFPKHIEKVTAAGIARTFQNVRLFSDMSVLENVMVGRHVRTRNGLWAALSRHRRAREEERQTRELAWHWLEYTGIAKFAHYRARDLAYGHQRRLEIARALATEPMLLALDEPAAGMNAAEKVALGELLTRIRDDGKTLLMIEHDVKLVMGICDRLTVLDYGKTLATGTPESVRRDPAVIAAWLGGNGHV
- a CDS encoding ABC transporter ATP-binding protein, whose amino-acid sequence is MSELLKVERLDVHYGGIQAVRDVSFTLHEGEQATLIGANGAGKSSTVRAVTGLESFSGSIEFSGKAVRKHSPEALLRDGLVMVPEGRGIFSRMTVLENLQMGAWLRRDTVTIKREINEIFERFPRLGERQHQLAGLLSGGEQQLLALNRALLSHPRLLILDEPSMGLAPKMVDNIFSVIADLRERGVALLLIEQNARLALEVTDSAWVMDSSSIVHHGESKALLNDDQIAQIYLGEMPI
- a CDS encoding branched-chain amino acid ABC transporter substrate-binding protein; amino-acid sequence: MKTVKISALSAAILLGSFASTAAWAAEGETVVIGLAGPLTGPSARIGKDLENGAQLAIDDINKQHPTIGGKAVTFKLQSEDDQSDPRTAVAVAQRLVDSGVAGVVGHWNTGTSIPAARIYHDAGIAQVAPVATGHAYTKQGFDTSFRVMGHDDDGGQLAGQYAVNALKAKRIAVIDDRTAFGQGLADQFIKSLEAQGVKVVDRQYVDDKTVDFSAVLTAIRSKNADLIFFGGVDSQAAPLARRIKQLGMNATLMGAGGFVSQTFLQLAQKEGEGVVALEPGLPVEQMPGGKAFEQAYQSRYHTHIELHAPFAYDATRVLVAAMEKADSVEPSDYLPALRAISYAGVTGQIAFDKEGNLKSPSFTVYKVVDGKWQPQTVLGGAKAK
- a CDS encoding L-2-amino-thiazoline-4-carboxylic acid hydrolase → MSDNNELGILARRKIEAEIIKPIYEILVREIGKARAQAVIGEAIEQAAIDAGKAFASKEPNGADVKSFIALQYLWEKDNALDVKVIDADDQQYNYNVTRCRYAEMYHEMGLGEIGHLLSCARDEKFIVGYAPDVKLTRTTTIMQGGSCCDFRYRSSKDKT
- a CDS encoding Zn-dependent hydrolase gives rise to the protein MIRINAERLWSTLEMMAQIGGTPAGGVTRLALSEEDRIARNLLRDWALDAGFTCDIDSMGTMFIRRAGKNPQLAPVMTGSHVDTQPLGGNYDGVYGVLAGLELLRTLNDRHVETERDVVLVNWTNEEGARFAPAMLASGVWTGQFSEAYAHSRADNEGITVGEALDNIGYRGKAPARAFPVHACYELHIEQGPILEDEAVDIGLVRAAMGQRWFTLTLDGFAAHAGTTPMHSRRDALTAFADLALKVEEIGYRHAPDGRATIGMAQVTPNSRNVVPSRVVCSVEFRHPAREALEAMETALHLAAQSLSARGVTADVERIFDYEPIAFDAVCLARTEKAVAELGYSSKSMVSGAGHDACYVSKVAPASMIFIPCVKGISHNEAEKILPEWAEKGANVLLHSVLAAAQDT
- a CDS encoding MFS transporter — protein: MFRQWLALVIIVLVYIPVAIDATVLHVAAPTLSMTLGASGNELLWIIDIYSLVMAGMVLPMGALGDRIGFKRLLIIGSTLFGLSSLAAAFAPSAGWLIAARASLAIGAAMIIPATLAGIRTLFTDAKDRNIALGVWAAVGSGGAAFGPLIGGMLLEHFYWGSVFLINVPIVLIVVTLAARFVPQQEGRPEQPLNMSHAIMLIVAILLLVYSAKTALKGVLSPWLVACTLLTGAVMLFIFVRIQLRARVPMIDMRLFCHRIILSGVVMAMTAMIALVGFELLMAQELQFVHRFTPFEAGMFMLPVMVASGFSGPIAGVLVGRLGLRIVAAGGMGLSAVSFIGLSMLDFSTQQWQAWGLMVLLGFSAASALLASTSAIMAAAPKEKAAAAGAIETMSYELGAGLGIAIFGLLLTRSFSASINLPQGLNASLVDQASSSIGEAMKVAQDLTPTLAEPVIEAAKSAFITSHSVALGSAGGMLLLLAVGIWFSLAKVPKP